From one Triticum urartu cultivar G1812 chromosome 3, Tu2.1, whole genome shotgun sequence genomic stretch:
- the LOC125542835 gene encoding proline-rich protein 18-like translates to MEGGPAMAPAAAWWPGAGAGAQEQEEMRWRQLDGGVSAVSFGFVATAMLVSMFLAMAVLEHFLRAPPMGPPEPSPPRGPRGILLRFLRSRRRGGPPTADLEAARKLDAGCASPEMPVYSKGVSVLMPGQDVPTFIAHPAPAPCPPERVRWPSHQPAPFAGSSSNTC, encoded by the exons ATGGAGGGCGGCCCGGCGATGGCTCCGGCGGCCGCGTGGTGGCCAGGCGCGGGGGCGGGGGCGCAGGAGCAGGAGGAGATGCGGTGGCGGCAGCTGGACGGCGGCGTCAGCGCCGTCTCCTTCGGCTTCGTCGCCACGGCCATGCTCGTCTCCATGTTCCTCGCCATGGCCGTGCTCGAGCACTTCCTCCGCGCCCCGCCCATGGGCCCGCCGGAGCCCTCGCCGCCCCGTGGACCAAGAGGGATCCTCCTCCGCTTCCTCCGCAGCCGCCGCCGCGGTGGACCCCCAACCGCGGATCTCGAGGCCGCCAGGAAGCTCGACGCCGGATGCGCGTCCCCCGAG ATGCCCGTGTATTCCAAAGGCGTATCCGTCCTGATGCCAGGACAGGACGTGCCGACGTTCATCGCGCACCCCGCGCCCGCGCCCTGCCCCCCAGAGCGGGTCCGATGGCCGTCGCACCAGCCCGCTCCTTTCGCCGGTTCCTCGTCGAATACGTGCTAG